The Corylus avellana chromosome ca8, CavTom2PMs-1.0 genome has a segment encoding these proteins:
- the LOC132190258 gene encoding probable E3 ubiquitin-protein ligase RHG1A has translation MDEYSGKRAVDGIVVPRKGSGLVLRDNANNRDHNAQFCNRTGCSGRLSSTRGAQNGCLEKAKSSRPLVRSSSSGKEIIGSSSRTCSAIGKGRKPITEPQKKLSSKLESDSSETSSVQDEPEVSELTAPPGKIQRGSETAESRSVTVMEAGSSGVASDTRSRRNLHQGAGLRSQDTVVASPVSMGSKSSVQSTSAGASRYGLRNLRCNSISDVVPSGCPSSDSSLSKRKDMVKKRNSEGESSSTARGKKMNGSLLEGRNSNSSNGISISDSRRARNLPAYRDNGIASVRTRRSVNDHTRGRLSNQGNGSSLPPNEPPIAIPQMLRPINVNGPSSSHHFSAETPLSRASSYSRPGSRSERLRGLMPADPAEVGRTHSLPNPDSIRHYNIDGIAEVLLALERIEQDEELTYEQILVLETNLFLNGLYGHDQHRDMRLDIDNMSYEELLALEERMGTVSTALTEEALSECLKRSIYESAAPEDAVVGCSEHKDDVKCSICQEEYVVGDELGRLQCKHRYHVVCIQEWLRLKNWCPICKSSAASSP, from the exons ATGGATGAATATTCTGGCAAAAGAGCTGTTGATGGGATTGTTGTCCCTAGAAAGGGATCTGGTCTTGTGCTGAGGGATAATGCGAATAATAGAGATCATAATGCTCAATTTTGCAACCGAACTGGTTGCAGTGGCAGGCTGAGCTCCACAAGAGGTGCTCAAAATGGCTGTTTGGAGAAGGCCAAATCTTCAAGGCCTTTGGTCCGCTCTTCTTCAAGCGGCAAGGAAATAATTGGAAGTTCCTCTAGGACATGCTCTGCGATCGGCAAGGGAAGAAAACCTATCACAGAACCTCAAAAGAAGCTATCTTCAAAGTTGGAATCTGATTCATCTGAAACTAGTAGTGTTCAGGACGAGCCGGAGGTTTCAGAACTCACTGCCCCACCTGGAAAGATTCAGAGAGGGTCTGAAACTGCAGAGTCTAGGAGTGTCACGGTAATGGAGGCGGGAAGCTCTGGTGTAGCATCAGATACAAGATCTCGGAGGAATCTTCATCAAGGCGCTGGACTGCGCAGCCAAGATACTGTAGTGGCTTCCCCTGTATCTATGGGATCTAAGAGCTCTGTTCAGTCCACAAGTGCTGGTGCCAGCAGGTATGGTTTAAGAAATCTCAGATGCAATTCAATATCTGATGTCGTCCCATCCGGTTGCCCCTCCTCAGATTCAAGCCTCAGTAAAAGGAAGGATATggtaaaaaagagaaattctgaaggagaaagTAGCTCCACTGCTAGGGGGAAGAAGATGAATGGGTCGTTGTTGGAAGGACGGAACTCCAATTCTAGCAATGGCATCTCCATCTCTGATTCAAGACGAGCTAGGAATTTGCCTGCGTACAGGGATAATGGTATTGCATCAGTTAGGACTAGGAGATCAGTTAATGATCACACTAGGGGAAGGCTCTCCAATCAAGGAAATGGAAGCAGTCTGCCACCAAATGAACCCCCTATTGCAATCCCTCAAATGCTTCGGCCTATCAATGTGAATGGTCCTAGTTCATCACATCATTTCTCTGCAGAAACTCCCTTGAGTCGTGCTTCATCTTACAGTCGACCAGGAAGTCGCAGTGAGAGGTTACGAGGTCTTATGCCAGCTGATCCTGCTGAAGTTGGTAGAACACATTCTTTGCCAAATCCGGATAGCATCCGGCACTACAACATAGATGGGATTGCAGAG GTATTATTGGCACTCGAGAGGATTGAACAAGATGAAGAGCTAACATATGAG CAAATACTTGTTCTGGAGACCAATTTGTTTCTTAATGGCCTATATGGCCATGATCAGCATAGAGACATGAGACTGGATATTGATAACATGTCATATGAG GAATTATTAGCTTTAGAAGAGAGGATGGGAACTGTGAGCACAGCACTAACAGAAGAAGCGCTATCAGAATGCCTGAAGAGAAGCATCTATGAGTCTGCAGCTCCAGAGGATGCAGTTGTGGGCTGCAGTGAGCATAAGGATGATGTCAAATGCAGTATCTGCCAG GAAGAGTATGTGGTTGGAGATGAACTGGGTAGGTTGCAATGTAAGCACAGGTACCATGTGGTCTGCATACAAGAGTGGCTGCGGTTGAAGAATTGGTGCCCCATATGTAAATCATCGGCGGCATCCTCACCATAG